The proteins below come from a single Leopardus geoffroyi isolate Oge1 chromosome D3, O.geoffroyi_Oge1_pat1.0, whole genome shotgun sequence genomic window:
- the GUCD1 gene encoding protein GUCD1 isoform X2, with protein sequence MRTEAEAAGPPLEPGDFVQLPVPIIQQLYHWDCGLACSKMVLRYLGQLDDNEFESALQELRLTRSIWTIDLAYLMRHFGVRHRFCTQTLGVDKGYKNQSFYRKHFDTEETRVNQLFAQAKACKVLVEKCTVSVQDIQEHLAQGHVAIVLVNSGVLHCDLCSSPVKYCCFAPSGHRCFCRTPDYQGHFIVLRGYNRATGCIFYNNPAYADRMCSTSISNFEEARTSYGTDEDILFVYLDS encoded by the exons ATGAGGACGGAGGCGGAGGCAGCGGGGCCGCCGCTCGAGCCCG GAGACTTTGTGCAGCTGCCCGTGCCCATCATCCAGCAGCTCTACCACTGGGACTGCGGCCTGGCCTGCTCCAAAATGGTGCTGCG GTACCTGGGCCAGCTGGACGACAATGAGTTTGAGAGTGCCCTGCAGGAGCTGCGACTAACCAGGAGCATCTGGACCATTGACCTGGCTTACCTAATGCGCCACTTTGGCGTGAGGCACCGTTTCTGCACACAGACCCTGGGCGTTGACAAAGGCTACAAGAACCAG TCTTTCTACAGAAAGCACTTTGACACAGAGGAGACCCGGGTGAACCAGCTGTTTGCACAAGCCAAGGCCTGCAAGGTGCTGGTGGAAAAATG CACAGTGAGCGTGCAGGATATCCAGGAGCACCTGGCACAGGGCCACGTGGCCATTGTGCTGGTGAACTCTGGGGTGTTGCACTGCGACCTCTGCTCCAGTCCTGTCAAGTACTGCTGCTTCGCTCCCAGCGGCCACCGCTGCTTCTGCCGGACCCCTGACTACCAGGGCCACTTCATTGTTCTGCGTGGCTACAACCGGGCCACTGGCTGCATCTTCTACAACAACCCAGCCTATGCTGACC GAATGTGCAGCACCAGCATCAGTAACTTCGAGGAGGCCAGAACCAGTTATGGCACAGATGAGGACATCCTCTTTGTCTACTTGGACAGCTGA
- the GUCD1 gene encoding protein GUCD1 isoform X1, giving the protein MRTEAEAAGPPLEPGDFVQLPVPIIQQLYHWDCGLACSKMVLRYLGQLDDNEFESALQELRLTRSIWTIDLAYLMRHFGVRHRFCTQTLGVDKGYKNQSFYRKHFDTEETRVNQLFAQAKACKVLVEKCTVSVQDIQEHLAQGHVAIVLVNSGVLHCDLCSSPVKYCCFAPSGHRCFCRTPDYQGHFIVLRGYNRATGCIFYNNPAYADPGMCSTSISNFEEARTSYGTDEDILFVYLDS; this is encoded by the exons ATGAGGACGGAGGCGGAGGCAGCGGGGCCGCCGCTCGAGCCCG GAGACTTTGTGCAGCTGCCCGTGCCCATCATCCAGCAGCTCTACCACTGGGACTGCGGCCTGGCCTGCTCCAAAATGGTGCTGCG GTACCTGGGCCAGCTGGACGACAATGAGTTTGAGAGTGCCCTGCAGGAGCTGCGACTAACCAGGAGCATCTGGACCATTGACCTGGCTTACCTAATGCGCCACTTTGGCGTGAGGCACCGTTTCTGCACACAGACCCTGGGCGTTGACAAAGGCTACAAGAACCAG TCTTTCTACAGAAAGCACTTTGACACAGAGGAGACCCGGGTGAACCAGCTGTTTGCACAAGCCAAGGCCTGCAAGGTGCTGGTGGAAAAATG CACAGTGAGCGTGCAGGATATCCAGGAGCACCTGGCACAGGGCCACGTGGCCATTGTGCTGGTGAACTCTGGGGTGTTGCACTGCGACCTCTGCTCCAGTCCTGTCAAGTACTGCTGCTTCGCTCCCAGCGGCCACCGCTGCTTCTGCCGGACCCCTGACTACCAGGGCCACTTCATTGTTCTGCGTGGCTACAACCGGGCCACTGGCTGCATCTTCTACAACAACCCAGCCTATGCTGACC CAGGAATGTGCAGCACCAGCATCAGTAACTTCGAGGAGGCCAGAACCAGTTATGGCACAGATGAGGACATCCTCTTTGTCTACTTGGACAGCTGA